A portion of the uncultured Bacteroides sp. genome contains these proteins:
- the secA gene encoding preprotein translocase subunit SecA: MGFNEFLSKLIGNKSSRDMKDILPWVDKIKAAYPEVAQLDNDALRAKTEELKKYIYESASNERAKVESLKAETETLELEFREEHFAQIDKIEKDILEIYEKALDEVLPVAFSIVKETAKRFTENEEIIVTANDFDRKLAATKDFVRIAGDKAIYQNHWIAGGTEVIWNMVHYDVQLFGGIVLHKGKIAEMATGEGKTLVATLPVFLNALTGNGVHVITVNDYLSKRDSEWMGPLYQFHGLSVDCIDKHQPNSDARRQAYLADITFGTNNEFGFDYLRDNMAISPKDLVQRPHNYGIVDEVDSVLIDDARTPLIISGPIPKGEDQLFESLRPLVEKLVDVQKTLATKYLADAKRLIASSDKKEQEEGYLALFRSHKALPKNKALIKYSSEQGIKAGMLKTEEIYMEQNNKRMHEATDPLYFVIDEKLNSVDLTDKGIDIITGNSEDHTLFVLPDITSELSALETENELTEEQKLEKKDAIMTNYAIKSERVHTINQLLKAYTMFEKDDEYVVIDGQVKIVDEQTGRIMEGRRYSDGLHQAIEAKERVKVEAATQTFATITLQNYFRMYHKLSGMTGTAETEAGELWDIYKLDVVVIPTNRSITRIDMNDRVYKTKREKYKAVIEEIEKLVTAGRPVLVGTTSVEISEMLSKMLTMRKIEHNVLNAKLHQKEADIVAKAGMKGIVTIATNMAGRGTDIKLSTEVKAAGGLAIIGTERHESRRVDRQLRGRAGRQGDPGSSVFFVSLEDDLMRLFSSDRIASVMDRLGFQEGEMIEHKMISNSIERAQKKVEENNFGIRKRLLEYDDVMNKQRTVVYTKRRHALMGERIGMDIVNMIWDRCAAAIESGDYEGCQLELLQTLAMETPFTEDEFRNAKKEELANKTFDIAMANFKRKTERLAQIAFPVIKQVYENQGHMYENILIPVTDGTRMYNISCNLKKAYESECKEVVKAFEKSILLHVIDDAWKENLRELDELKHSVQNASYEQKDPLLIYKLESVTLFDTMVNKINNQTISILMRGQIPVQEPEQLRQATPEQRQDMSKYREEKRDLSDPNQQAAAQQDTREVKREPVRAEKTVGRNDPCPCGSGKKYKNCHGRNE; this comes from the coding sequence ATGGGATTTAATGAATTTTTAAGCAAACTTATTGGCAATAAATCTTCGCGAGACATGAAGGATATTCTGCCATGGGTAGATAAGATTAAAGCCGCCTATCCTGAGGTCGCTCAACTAGACAATGATGCTCTACGTGCCAAGACCGAAGAACTCAAAAAGTATATTTATGAGTCAGCAAGCAACGAACGGGCAAAAGTAGAGAGTTTAAAAGCTGAAACAGAAACGCTAGAATTGGAGTTCCGTGAAGAACATTTTGCTCAAATAGACAAGATCGAGAAAGACATTCTTGAAATATATGAGAAAGCATTAGATGAAGTTCTGCCTGTAGCATTCTCTATTGTAAAAGAGACGGCTAAGCGCTTCACCGAAAATGAAGAGATCATTGTTACTGCGAATGACTTTGACCGTAAACTCGCTGCAACGAAAGATTTTGTACGCATAGCAGGTGACAAAGCCATCTATCAAAATCATTGGATAGCCGGAGGAACAGAAGTAATCTGGAACATGGTGCACTACGATGTTCAGTTATTCGGTGGTATTGTTCTCCACAAAGGAAAAATTGCTGAAATGGCCACGGGTGAAGGAAAAACTCTTGTTGCAACTTTACCAGTCTTTCTAAATGCCCTTACAGGCAATGGAGTACACGTGATAACAGTAAATGATTACCTTTCTAAACGTGACTCGGAGTGGATGGGACCGCTCTATCAATTCCATGGATTAAGTGTAGATTGCATTGACAAACATCAACCCAACTCAGATGCCCGTCGCCAAGCTTATCTTGCCGACATCACTTTTGGAACCAATAATGAATTTGGCTTTGATTACCTCCGCGATAACATGGCCATCAGTCCTAAAGACCTTGTACAACGCCCACATAACTATGGTATTGTCGATGAGGTTGACTCCGTCTTGATTGACGATGCTCGTACACCACTCATCATTTCGGGTCCTATCCCTAAAGGAGAAGATCAACTATTTGAGTCGTTACGCCCATTGGTAGAAAAGCTGGTTGATGTTCAGAAAACACTTGCTACCAAATACCTTGCGGATGCCAAAAGACTTATCGCTTCTAGTGATAAGAAGGAACAAGAAGAAGGTTATCTTGCACTATTCCGTAGCCACAAAGCACTCCCAAAGAACAAGGCCCTCATCAAATATTCAAGTGAGCAAGGTATTAAAGCCGGAATGCTGAAAACAGAGGAAATCTACATGGAACAAAATAACAAACGTATGCACGAGGCCACAGACCCGCTCTACTTTGTTATTGATGAAAAGCTTAATAGTGTAGATCTCACAGATAAAGGTATTGATATTATTACCGGAAATTCAGAAGATCATACCCTCTTTGTTCTGCCCGACATTACATCGGAACTATCCGCTTTAGAAACGGAAAATGAACTGACAGAAGAGCAAAAGCTAGAGAAGAAAGATGCTATCATGACAAACTACGCCATTAAGTCAGAGCGCGTACACACCATAAACCAATTACTGAAAGCGTACACCATGTTCGAGAAAGACGACGAGTACGTAGTTATTGATGGGCAAGTGAAAATTGTAGATGAGCAAACTGGTCGTATTATGGAAGGACGTCGTTATTCAGACGGTCTACACCAAGCCATTGAAGCCAAAGAACGTGTAAAAGTGGAGGCTGCCACGCAAACTTTCGCTACTATCACGTTGCAGAACTACTTCCGCATGTACCACAAGTTATCCGGTATGACGGGTACTGCGGAGACTGAAGCAGGTGAACTATGGGATATCTACAAGTTAGATGTTGTGGTCATTCCAACCAATCGTTCCATCACTCGTATTGACATGAACGACCGCGTATACAAAACCAAACGCGAAAAGTATAAAGCTGTTATTGAAGAAATAGAGAAGTTAGTAACTGCAGGCCGTCCGGTACTAGTAGGTACTACGTCCGTCGAGATTTCCGAAATGCTCAGCAAAATGCTTACCATGCGTAAGATTGAGCACAATGTGCTTAATGCCAAACTACATCAAAAGGAAGCCGACATTGTAGCCAAAGCCGGTATGAAAGGAATTGTTACCATCGCTACCAACATGGCTGGTCGTGGAACAGATATCAAACTCAGTACCGAAGTCAAAGCTGCAGGCGGTTTGGCAATCATTGGTACAGAACGCCATGAATCTCGTCGTGTAGACCGCCAGTTGCGTGGCCGTGCCGGTCGCCAAGGAGACCCGGGTTCATCCGTATTCTTTGTTTCATTAGAAGACGATTTGATGCGTCTTTTCTCTTCCGACCGCATTGCTAGTGTGATGGATAGGCTTGGTTTCCAAGAAGGAGAAATGATCGAACATAAAATGATCTCTAACTCTATTGAGCGCGCACAGAAAAAAGTAGAAGAAAATAACTTCGGCATACGTAAACGCTTACTAGAGTATGATGATGTTATGAATAAGCAGCGTACCGTAGTCTACACCAAACGTCGTCATGCATTGATGGGTGAACGTATCGGCATGGATATTGTCAATATGATTTGGGACCGTTGTGCGGCCGCCATTGAAAGTGGAGATTATGAAGGCTGTCAACTGGAATTGCTTCAAACATTGGCTATGGAAACACCTTTCACTGAAGATGAATTCCGTAATGCAAAAAAAGAAGAGCTTGCCAATAAGACATTTGACATTGCCATGGCAAACTTTAAGCGTAAAACAGAACGTTTAGCCCAAATTGCTTTCCCTGTCATCAAGCAAGTATACGAAAACCAGGGACACATGTACGAAAATATATTGATTCCGGTTACCGATGGAACACGAATGTATAACATTTCATGCAACCTTAAAAAAGCCTACGAAAGTGAATGCAAAGAAGTCGTAAAAGCTTTTGAAAAATCAATCTTACTTCATGTTATTGATGATGCATGGAAAGAAAACTTACGTGAACTTGATGAATTAAAACACTCTGTTCAGAATGCCAGTTACGAACAAAAAGATCCGCTATTAATCTATAAGTTGGAATCTGTAACTTTGTTCGACACTATGGTCAACAAGATTAATAACCAAACAATCTCTATTCTGATGAGAGGGCAAATTCCTGTTCAGGAGCCAGAACAGTTGCGCCAAGCAACACCCGAACAGCGCCAGGACATGAGTAAGTATCGCGAAGAGAAGCGTGATTTATCTGATCCCAACCAACAAGCTGCTGCCCAACAAGACACGCGCGAAGTAAAACGCGAGCCTGTACGTGCAGAGAAAACTGTTGGTCGAAACGATCCTTGTCCTTGTGGAAGCGGCAAAAAATACAAAAATTGCCACGGACGTAACGAATAA
- a CDS encoding alkaline phosphatase family protein, producing the protein MKGLITSIITVLTFTGLQAQSSPPTPKLIVGLTIDQLRTDYLEAFSTLYGDKGFKRLWKEGRVFRNAEFPFIAPDRSSGIAAIYTGTTPSVNGIIADNWLDISTLRPKNSVDDLAYMGNYTDENTSPSQLLTSTITDELKIATQGKGLVYAISPFRETAIFSAGHAGNGAFWLNENTGKWAGTTYYNDFPWWVSQYNDRKALDFRIENIIWTPALPIENYKYLTSEWEKEAFKYCFDDAKKNKYRKLITSPFINDEVNTLAEEFFNASTLGRDDITDLLSLTYYAGNYDHKSTQECAIEMQDTYVRLDRSIAKLLDLLDQKIGLQNILLFITSTGYTEAEAPDLNKYQIPGGEFHLNRCSALLNMYLMATYGEGQYVESFYNQQIYLNHKLIEKKLLNLSDIQEKAADFLMQFSGVNEVYSSHRLLLGAWTPDIYKIRNSFNRKRSGDLLIDVLPGWTIVQEQPSQNKVVRTADIPTPLIFLGASIKPEIINLPTTIDHIAPTLTHIMRIRAPNACSATPFTDIR; encoded by the coding sequence ATGAAAGGACTCATAACCTCTATCATCACCGTCTTAACTTTTACCGGGCTGCAAGCTCAGTCAAGTCCGCCTACTCCAAAACTAATAGTTGGTCTAACTATAGACCAGTTACGTACGGATTATTTAGAGGCATTTTCTACATTATATGGTGATAAAGGATTTAAGCGATTATGGAAAGAGGGACGAGTTTTTCGTAATGCCGAATTTCCTTTTATCGCTCCTGACCGTTCATCTGGAATTGCAGCAATATATACCGGTACTACACCATCTGTAAATGGTATCATTGCCGATAATTGGCTCGACATATCCACTTTACGCCCCAAAAACAGCGTAGATGATCTGGCTTATATGGGCAACTACACTGACGAAAACACCTCACCTTCTCAATTGCTCACCTCCACCATTACCGATGAACTTAAGATAGCCACACAAGGAAAAGGCCTAGTTTATGCTATTTCTCCATTTCGCGAGACTGCCATTTTTTCCGCTGGTCATGCCGGTAATGGAGCCTTTTGGTTGAACGAGAACACGGGTAAATGGGCCGGAACTACCTATTATAATGATTTCCCTTGGTGGGTGAGTCAATATAATGATAGAAAAGCACTTGATTTCCGAATAGAAAATATCATTTGGACTCCGGCATTGCCAATCGAAAATTACAAATATCTTACCTCTGAATGGGAAAAAGAGGCTTTCAAATATTGCTTCGATGACGCAAAAAAGAATAAATATAGGAAACTAATCACCAGCCCATTCATCAATGATGAAGTAAACACGTTAGCAGAAGAATTCTTTAATGCGAGCACGCTTGGAAGAGACGATATTACCGATTTATTATCACTCACCTATTATGCAGGGAACTATGATCACAAAAGCACTCAAGAATGTGCTATAGAGATGCAAGACACTTATGTGAGACTTGACAGAAGTATTGCCAAGTTGCTCGACCTGCTTGACCAAAAGATCGGTTTACAAAATATCCTTTTATTCATTACATCAACAGGATATACTGAAGCTGAAGCTCCTGATTTAAATAAATATCAAATACCGGGAGGGGAATTCCATCTAAACCGTTGTTCAGCTCTTCTTAACATGTATTTGATGGCAACTTATGGCGAAGGTCAATACGTTGAGTCTTTTTATAATCAACAAATTTATCTGAACCATAAACTTATCGAGAAAAAATTACTTAATCTTTCCGATATTCAAGAAAAAGCTGCCGATTTTTTGATGCAATTTAGTGGCGTTAATGAAGTTTATTCTTCACATCGCCTATTGTTAGGTGCATGGACTCCAGACATTTATAAAATAAGGAATTCATTCAATCGTAAACGTTCGGGTGACTTATTAATAGATGTACTTCCCGGCTGGACTATTGTACAAGAGCAACCTTCTCAAAACAAAGTTGTGCGTACAGCAGATATTCCTACCCCACTTATCTTTTTAGGAGCTTCTATAAAGCCGGAAATTATCAACCTGCCAACGACTATAGATCATATTGCTCCTACCCTGACTCACATTATGAGAATACGGGCGCCCAACGCTTGTAGCGCAACTCCATTTACCGATATCAGGTAA
- a CDS encoding DUF4105 domain-containing protein produces the protein MKKALIILYLSVLLLPISALASSADSTQISLLTCSPGSEIYSLFGHTAIRYEDKTRGIDVVFNYGMFSFKTSNFIWRFVKGETDYQLGATEYRDFISEYEYYDREVSQQILNLSQEETEKLFILLQENYRPENRIYRYNFLFDNCATRPRDKIEDCINGKIEYKEVSTKAQSFRDIIHEYTLNHPWERFGIDLCLGSKADAPISYRQKMFAPDYLHNSFAVASIVNSVGEKKPLVATTNSLLPKYAEQTSNDHSSFPTPLQTFLLLFIIVVAITIYDLKKEKSSQALDFILFLSAGITGCIIAFLACFSEHPTVSPNYLLFIFHPLHIFCLPFILQMVKMKYKSWYHLLNFIVLTLFISLWMVIPQRFDLAVLPLALSLLVRSASNSILAYKKHK, from the coding sequence ATGAAAAAAGCACTAATTATACTATATCTCAGCGTACTGCTTTTACCTATATCAGCATTGGCCTCTTCTGCCGACTCCACACAAATCAGCCTACTTACCTGCTCTCCAGGAAGTGAAATATACTCATTATTCGGGCATACCGCCATTCGCTATGAGGACAAAACGAGAGGCATTGATGTTGTCTTCAATTACGGGATGTTCAGTTTTAAGACTTCCAATTTCATCTGGAGATTTGTGAAAGGAGAAACAGATTATCAATTAGGAGCAACAGAATATCGTGACTTCATTTCAGAGTATGAATATTATGATAGAGAAGTAAGCCAACAGATATTAAACTTATCACAAGAAGAAACTGAAAAGTTATTTATCCTATTGCAAGAAAATTATCGACCGGAAAACCGTATATATAGGTACAATTTCCTTTTTGACAATTGTGCCACTCGCCCACGCGATAAAATAGAAGATTGTATCAATGGCAAGATTGAATACAAGGAGGTTTCAACGAAAGCACAATCTTTCCGCGACATCATTCACGAATATACTTTAAATCATCCTTGGGAGCGTTTTGGCATTGATCTTTGCTTAGGTAGCAAAGCAGACGCGCCAATTAGCTATCGCCAAAAAATGTTCGCTCCCGATTATTTGCATAATAGCTTTGCTGTTGCAAGCATAGTAAATTCAGTAGGTGAGAAAAAACCATTAGTTGCTACAACTAACAGCCTACTCCCCAAATATGCAGAACAAACAAGCAATGATCATTCATCTTTTCCAACCCCGCTACAGACATTTTTGCTCTTATTTATTATAGTAGTAGCAATTACTATCTATGACCTTAAAAAAGAAAAAAGTTCTCAAGCCTTGGATTTTATTCTTTTTCTTTCAGCAGGCATCACTGGATGCATTATTGCCTTTTTGGCATGTTTTTCAGAGCATCCTACTGTCAGCCCCAACTATTTATTATTCATCTTCCATCCGCTTCATATCTTTTGCTTACCTTTTATACTACAAATGGTGAAAATGAAATATAAAAGTTGGTATCATTTATTAAATTTCATCGTTTTAACACTTTTTATATCACTTTGGATGGTAATACCCCAAAGATTTGATTTAGCTGTATTACCTTTGGCCCTAAGTTTGTTGGTACGTTCTGCAAGCAACTCTATTTTGGCTTACAAAAAACATAAATGA
- a CDS encoding type III pantothenate kinase: protein MDLIIDIGNTNAKLALFDGDSMLDVFFDSSESLSHLERIVAEYPVKRGIIATVINLNETILGRLSKLSIPLLWLDDKTPLPIINLYETPKTLGYDRIAAVVGANYEHPGKDILVIDAGTALTYEFVDSKGQYHGGNISLGVQMRFKALNQFTGKLPLVEPIGRFLPMGKDTETAIRAGVLKGIEYEISGYINALKHNYPELLVFLTGGDDFSFDTKIKSIIFADRYLVLKGLNRILNYNKW, encoded by the coding sequence GTGGATCTAATTATTGATATAGGAAATACGAACGCTAAATTGGCGCTTTTTGATGGAGATTCAATGTTGGATGTTTTTTTTGATTCTAGTGAATCATTGAGTCATCTTGAAAGAATAGTTGCTGAATATCCCGTTAAGAGAGGAATTATCGCAACGGTTATCAATCTGAATGAGACGATTTTGGGGCGTTTATCTAAGCTTTCTATTCCTTTATTATGGCTTGATGACAAAACCCCTCTTCCGATAATTAATTTGTATGAAACGCCGAAGACTTTGGGTTATGATCGTATTGCAGCTGTAGTTGGGGCTAATTACGAACATCCAGGGAAAGACATACTTGTGATTGATGCTGGTACCGCTTTGACCTACGAGTTCGTTGATTCGAAAGGACAGTATCATGGGGGTAACATTTCTCTTGGAGTGCAAATGCGTTTTAAAGCTTTGAATCAATTTACAGGAAAGTTACCTCTAGTTGAACCCATTGGACGATTCCTGCCAATGGGAAAAGATACAGAAACGGCTATTCGTGCCGGAGTTTTGAAAGGTATAGAATATGAAATTTCTGGATATATTAATGCCTTGAAACATAATTATCCTGAACTTTTGGTTTTTTTAACGGGTGGAGATGATTTTTCTTTTGATACGAAGATAAAAAGTATCATCTTTGCAGACAGGTATCTAGTGCTGAAAGGATTGAACAGAATATTAAACTATAATAAATGGTAG
- the lptC gene encoding LPS export ABC transporter periplasmic protein LptC: MWQRRNSAFFHSYMSSITIVFKTIVMLLFFSSCSGKQKQLGEAIKERDSLPMMKTLGVTTLISDSGVTRYRIKTEEWLIFDKKRPSYWAFEKGVYLEKFDSLLHVDASIKADTAYYYDKQKLWKLMGHVAIKNLQGNKFNTELLYWDQTTEKIYSDKFIRIEQPDKIILGHGFDSNQEMTIYTIHNIEGVFYMDDNKLEAKKDTLKK; encoded by the coding sequence ATGTGGCAAAGACGGAATAGTGCTTTCTTTCATTCTTATATGAGTAGCATAACAATTGTTTTCAAAACAATTGTTATGCTTCTTTTCTTTTCTTCCTGTTCGGGAAAACAGAAACAACTAGGTGAAGCTATTAAGGAGCGTGATTCACTGCCTATGATGAAAACCTTAGGAGTAACAACGCTGATATCTGATTCGGGTGTGACAAGATATCGGATAAAAACAGAGGAATGGCTTATCTTTGATAAAAAGAGACCTTCTTATTGGGCTTTTGAAAAAGGAGTCTATCTAGAGAAATTTGATTCATTACTTCATGTTGATGCTAGCATAAAGGCTGATACTGCATATTACTATGATAAGCAGAAACTATGGAAACTAATGGGACATGTTGCTATTAAAAATTTACAAGGAAATAAGTTTAATACGGAGTTGTTGTATTGGGATCAAACTACAGAGAAAATATACTCGGATAAATTTATTCGAATAGAACAGCCTGATAAGATTATTTTGGGACATGGATTTGATTCTAACCAAGAGATGACCATCTATACAATACATAACATTGAAGGTGTATTTTATATGGATGATAATAAATTAGAAGCTAAAAAGGATACTCTGAAAAAATAA
- a CDS encoding hemolysin family protein — MNAVILLLLTMAFSAFFSGMEIAFVSVDKLRFEMNKGSGLVSKIFSVFFKQPNNFISTMLVGNNIALVVYGILMAQLIDQYILAGLIENHFLLLCIQTLISTLIILLTGEFLPKTLFKINPNLMLNIFAVPLFIFYIIFYPISYICSGLSYLFLRIFGVKVNKEASEKAFGKVDLDYFIQSGISNATSQADLDTEVKIFQNALDFSNVKIRDCVVPRTEIVAVDLKTSLEDLKSCFVESGISKVIVYDGNIDNVVGYIHSSEMFRNPQNWLDGIKDVPIVPETMAAHKLMKLFMLQKKTIAVVVDEFGGTAGIVSLEDLVEEIFGDIEDEHDNTSYVCKKIGDNEYVLSGRLEIEKVNEVFGLTLPESDDYVTVGGLILSSYQSFPKLHELISIDSYQFKIIKMTATKIELVRLKVRE; from the coding sequence ATGAATGCAGTAATTCTTTTATTACTAACTATGGCTTTTTCTGCGTTCTTCTCTGGAATGGAAATTGCTTTTGTCTCCGTTGATAAACTTCGGTTTGAGATGAATAAAGGTAGCGGACTTGTTTCTAAAATTTTTTCAGTTTTTTTTAAGCAACCGAATAATTTCATATCGACTATGTTGGTGGGCAATAACATTGCTCTAGTGGTTTATGGAATCTTAATGGCACAATTGATTGATCAGTATATTTTGGCTGGGTTGATAGAAAATCATTTTCTTTTACTTTGCATTCAAACGCTTATTTCCACGCTTATTATTTTGCTTACAGGTGAGTTTTTGCCCAAAACGCTCTTTAAGATAAATCCCAATTTAATGCTCAATATTTTTGCCGTTCCATTATTTATCTTTTATATAATATTCTACCCTATTTCGTATATTTGTTCCGGACTCTCTTATTTGTTTTTACGAATTTTTGGAGTTAAAGTGAATAAAGAAGCTTCAGAAAAGGCTTTCGGAAAAGTGGATCTTGATTACTTTATTCAGTCTGGGATTAGTAATGCCACAAGTCAGGCTGATTTGGATACTGAAGTTAAAATATTCCAGAATGCTCTGGATTTCTCAAATGTTAAAATACGAGATTGTGTAGTACCTCGTACAGAAATTGTTGCTGTAGACCTAAAAACGTCACTTGAAGATTTAAAGAGCTGTTTTGTGGAATCTGGAATATCCAAAGTAATAGTGTATGATGGTAATATTGATAACGTAGTGGGCTATATTCATTCTTCGGAAATGTTTCGTAATCCTCAAAATTGGCTTGATGGGATAAAAGATGTGCCAATCGTTCCAGAAACAATGGCGGCTCACAAACTCATGAAATTATTCATGCTTCAAAAGAAGACAATTGCTGTAGTGGTCGATGAATTTGGTGGCACAGCTGGTATTGTTTCTTTAGAAGATCTTGTGGAAGAAATATTCGGTGATATAGAAGATGAGCATGATAATACCTCTTATGTGTGCAAGAAAATTGGAGACAATGAATATGTTTTGTCGGGACGTCTTGAAATAGAAAAAGTAAATGAAGTTTTTGGACTTACTTTGCCCGAATCGGACGATTATGTGACTGTTGGTGGGCTGATTTTGAGCTCTTACCAAAGTTTTCCAAAGCTTCATGAACTGATTTCGATAGATAGCTATCAATTTAAAATTATCAAGATGACTGCGACAAAAATAGAACTTGTTCGGTTGAAAGTAAGGGAATAA